The following proteins are encoded in a genomic region of Mahella australiensis 50-1 BON:
- the rpoB gene encoding DNA-directed RNA polymerase subunit beta, which produces MVHPVKLGKKARMSFSRIEEIIDMPDLIEIQKRSYEWFIKEGLYEVFEDISPITDYTENLMLEFVDYEFDENPKYTVEECKERDATYSAPLKVKIRLINRSTGEVKEQEVFMGDFPLMTEQGTFIINGAERVIVSQLVRSPGVYYEEQIDKTGKRLHAATLIPNRGAWLEYETDTNDVVYVKIDKNRKLPITTLARALGYGTDGELLQLFGEDTRLLATLDKDNTKSEDEALVEIYKRLRPGEPPVVDNARSLFNSLFFDPKRYDLANVGRYKFNKKLSLALQLTGQKSVADIVDPNTGEIIVKAGERINREKALEVQNAGIDKVDIVVDEDKTIRVIGNNFVDLNKYVSFDVSELGIKDQVYYPVLKEILDTYSDVEDIKAALKQRSAELWPKHIIKADIIASIKYHFNLLYGIGHTDDIDHLGNRRLRSVGELLQNQFRIGMARMERVVKERMTIQDLDIVRPQELINIRPISAAIREFFGSSQLSQFMDQTNPLAGLTHKRRLSALGPGGLSRDRAGFEVRDVHYSHYGRICPIETPEGPNIGLIGSLSSYARVNEYGFIETPYRRVDKDTGIVTDEVVYLTADEEEEYIVAQANEPLDEEGRFKDKTVMARSHEEIVAVPREMVDFMDVSPKQVVSVASAMIPFLENDDANRALMGSNMQRQAVPLLKTEAPIVGTGIEYKAALDSGMVVTAKEAGVVTKVNAREIVIKQDDGHTATYKLWKFIRSNQGTCINQKPIVGLNERVEKGQIIADGPATDQGEIALGRNVLVAFMPWEGYNYEDAILISERLVKDDVYTSIHIEEYEAEARDTKLGPEEITRDIPNIGEDSLKDLDERGIIRIGAEVTAGDILVGKVTPKGETELTSEERLLRAIFGEKAREVRDTSLRVPHGEGGIVVDVKVFTRENGDELSPGVNELVRVYIAQKRKISVGDKMAGRHGNKGVISRILPVEDMPFLPDGTPLDVVLNPLGVPSRMNIGQVLEVHLGLAAKALGWLVATPVFDGAREEDIVDVLKQAGYSEDGKITLYDGRTGEPFENKVTVGYMYILKLAHLVDDKIHARSTGPYSLVTQQPLGGKAQFGGQRFGEMEVWALEAYGASHILQEILTVKSDDVVGRVKAYEAIVKGQNIPEPGIPESFKVLIKELQSLALDVKVLSEDNREIEIKESIDDDTTGFDLADMEELGDNEDRELKVQPNEIELAEEGFFTEGEEFDDLEIEELDEDFDNFDDLDEELLDDEFAKKPGKAAKTPEDDQDEDEF; this is translated from the coding sequence ATGGTGCATCCTGTTAAATTGGGTAAAAAGGCCCGGATGAGCTTTTCGAGGATAGAAGAGATCATCGATATGCCGGATCTGATCGAGATCCAAAAACGATCATATGAATGGTTTATCAAAGAGGGCTTATACGAAGTATTTGAAGACATATCGCCGATAACAGACTATACTGAAAATCTCATGCTGGAATTTGTGGATTATGAATTTGACGAAAATCCCAAATATACTGTGGAAGAATGCAAGGAGAGAGATGCTACTTATTCCGCACCTCTCAAAGTAAAGATAAGGTTGATCAATCGCTCGACCGGCGAAGTAAAAGAGCAAGAAGTATTTATGGGCGATTTCCCTCTTATGACCGAGCAAGGGACGTTTATAATAAATGGTGCCGAAAGGGTGATAGTAAGCCAGTTAGTTAGATCGCCGGGCGTATATTATGAAGAACAGATAGACAAAACCGGCAAGCGTTTGCATGCTGCCACGCTTATTCCCAATAGAGGCGCATGGTTGGAATATGAAACCGATACCAACGATGTAGTATATGTAAAAATAGATAAAAATAGAAAGTTACCCATAACCACCCTGGCCAGAGCATTGGGATATGGCACAGACGGTGAATTGCTACAATTGTTCGGCGAAGATACAAGGCTATTAGCAACACTCGATAAAGATAATACTAAGAGCGAAGATGAGGCGTTGGTAGAGATATACAAGCGTTTGAGGCCGGGAGAACCGCCGGTGGTAGATAATGCCAGGAGCCTGTTTAATTCGTTGTTTTTTGACCCCAAGCGGTATGACTTGGCTAACGTTGGACGTTATAAATTCAATAAAAAACTCAGCTTGGCTTTACAATTGACAGGCCAAAAATCCGTCGCCGATATCGTTGATCCAAATACGGGTGAGATCATAGTGAAGGCCGGTGAAAGGATAAACAGGGAGAAAGCCCTTGAGGTACAAAATGCCGGCATAGATAAAGTGGATATAGTCGTCGATGAAGATAAAACAATAAGGGTTATAGGCAATAATTTTGTGGATTTAAATAAATATGTATCTTTTGATGTGTCGGAGCTTGGTATAAAAGACCAGGTCTACTATCCTGTTTTAAAGGAAATCCTGGATACCTATTCTGACGTAGAAGATATAAAAGCGGCATTAAAGCAGCGCAGTGCAGAATTATGGCCTAAGCATATAATAAAGGCTGATATAATAGCATCCATTAAATACCATTTTAATCTTTTGTATGGTATAGGCCATACGGATGATATAGATCATCTCGGTAATAGACGCTTGAGATCAGTAGGCGAGCTGCTGCAAAACCAATTTCGCATAGGCATGGCTCGTATGGAACGCGTCGTAAAAGAACGTATGACTATTCAGGATTTGGATATAGTGAGGCCGCAGGAGTTAATAAATATAAGGCCGATATCGGCTGCTATAAGGGAGTTCTTTGGCAGTAGCCAATTATCCCAGTTTATGGACCAAACAAATCCGTTAGCCGGATTAACCCATAAACGCCGTCTTAGCGCGTTAGGACCGGGTGGTTTGAGCCGTGACCGGGCAGGATTTGAGGTGCGTGATGTCCATTACTCGCATTATGGACGCATTTGTCCTATAGAAACCCCTGAGGGACCCAACATAGGGTTGATAGGTTCTTTGAGCAGCTATGCCAGGGTAAACGAGTATGGATTTATAGAAACGCCGTATAGGCGAGTAGATAAAGATACAGGGATTGTTACTGACGAGGTGGTTTATCTTACCGCTGACGAAGAGGAAGAATATATAGTAGCGCAGGCGAATGAGCCCCTCGATGAAGAAGGCCGATTTAAAGATAAGACGGTTATGGCACGCAGCCATGAGGAGATAGTGGCCGTGCCGCGTGAGATGGTAGATTTTATGGACGTATCGCCCAAACAGGTGGTGTCTGTTGCATCTGCTATGATACCGTTTTTGGAGAACGACGATGCTAATCGAGCACTCATGGGTTCTAATATGCAGCGACAGGCTGTGCCTTTGCTTAAAACTGAAGCGCCCATTGTAGGTACCGGTATAGAATATAAAGCGGCTTTGGATTCTGGCATGGTAGTAACTGCTAAAGAAGCCGGCGTAGTTACCAAGGTCAATGCCAGAGAAATAGTAATAAAACAGGATGATGGTCATACTGCCACTTATAAGCTATGGAAATTTATACGCTCTAACCAGGGTACCTGTATAAATCAAAAACCTATAGTTGGCTTGAATGAGAGGGTGGAGAAAGGCCAAATAATAGCCGATGGGCCTGCTACCGACCAGGGCGAAATAGCTTTAGGACGAAACGTATTGGTGGCTTTTATGCCATGGGAAGGCTATAACTACGAGGACGCCATATTGATCAGCGAACGCTTGGTTAAAGATGATGTTTACACCTCTATACATATAGAGGAGTATGAAGCCGAAGCCAGAGACACTAAATTAGGGCCGGAGGAGATTACCAGGGATATACCTAATATAGGCGAAGATTCACTCAAAGACCTGGACGAGCGCGGCATAATAAGGATAGGTGCTGAAGTTACAGCCGGCGATATATTGGTAGGCAAGGTTACGCCCAAAGGCGAAACCGAATTGACGTCGGAGGAAAGGTTGCTCAGAGCGATTTTTGGCGAAAAAGCACGCGAAGTAAGGGATACTTCATTGCGCGTGCCGCATGGCGAAGGCGGCATAGTGGTCGATGTAAAGGTATTTACCAGAGAGAACGGCGATGAGTTGTCTCCGGGCGTTAATGAATTGGTAAGGGTATATATTGCTCAAAAGCGAAAGATTTCTGTCGGCGATAAAATGGCAGGGCGCCATGGTAATAAAGGTGTAATATCAAGGATATTGCCGGTGGAGGATATGCCATTTTTACCCGATGGCACACCGCTGGATGTGGTGTTAAACCCGCTAGGCGTGCCGTCGCGTATGAACATAGGTCAGGTTTTGGAGGTGCACCTCGGTTTAGCGGCCAAGGCCCTAGGCTGGTTGGTAGCCACACCAGTGTTCGATGGAGCGCGCGAGGAAGATATCGTTGATGTATTGAAACAAGCAGGATACTCCGAAGATGGTAAGATCACGCTTTATGATGGCCGCACTGGAGAACCGTTTGAAAACAAAGTGACGGTAGGATATATGTATATACTCAAACTGGCGCATCTTGTAGACGATAAGATTCATGCCAGATCTACAGGTCCGTATTCGTTGGTAACCCAGCAGCCACTTGGTGGCAAAGCGCAGTTTGGCGGCCAGCGTTTCGGAGAGATGGAGGTATGGGCATTAGAGGCGTATGGCGCATCGCATATATTGCAAGAAATATTGACGGTTAAATCCGACGATGTGGTAGGAAGGGTCAAAGCGTACGAGGCTATAGTAAAGGGTCAGAACATACCTGAGCCAGGCATACCTGAATCATTTAAGGTTTTGATAAAAGAGCTGCAGAGCCTTGCTTTAGACGTAAAAGTATTATCGGAAGACAACCGGGAAATAGAAATAAAAGAATCTATCGACGATGATACTACAGGGTTTGATCTTGCCGATATGGAGGAGCTTGGGGATAATGAGGATAGAGAGCTGAAAGTCCAGCCAAATGAAATTGAATTGGCTGAAGAGGGCTTCTTTACTGAAGGAGAAGAATTCGATGACCTTGAAATAGAGGAATTGGATGAGGATTTCGATAATTTTGATGATCTCGATGAGGAGCTCCTTGATGACGAATTTGCCAAGAAGCCGGGCAAAGCGGCTAAGACGCCTGAAGACGACCAGGATGAAGACGAGTTTTAA
- the rplL gene encoding 50S ribosomal protein L7/L12, which produces MTKEEIIEAIKSMTVLELSDLIKDLEEEFGVTAAAPVAVAAAPAAGAAAAAPAEEEKTEFDVVLSEVGAEKIKVIKVVREVTGLGLKEAKDVVDNAPKPVKEGVSKEEAESIKAKFEEVGAKVEIK; this is translated from the coding sequence ATGACTAAGGAAGAAATAATAGAAGCTATAAAAAGCATGACCGTATTGGAATTGTCCGATTTGATAAAGGACCTGGAAGAAGAATTCGGAGTAACCGCTGCTGCGCCCGTAGCTGTAGCTGCTGCTCCGGCAGCCGGTGCTGCCGCTGCTGCTCCTGCTGAAGAGGAAAAGACCGAATTCGATGTAGTATTGTCTGAGGTAGGCGCTGAAAAGATAAAGGTTATCAAAGTAGTACGCGAGGTTACCGGTCTTGGCCTGAAAGAAGCTAAAGACGTGGTCGACAATGCACCGAAGCCGGTGAAAGAAGGCGTTAGCAAAGAAGAAGCGGAGAGCATAAAGGCTAAATTTGAAGAAGTAGGCGCAAAAGTAGAAATAAAATAA
- the rplJ gene encoding 50S ribosomal protein L10 has product MPITKEQKQKTVDELKEKLSQANVAILVDYKGLTVEEDAGLRKLCRDAGVEYRVVKNTLLELAAKGTGYEAMVPYLKGPTAIAFGYADPVAPAKVLTNFISTSKKISLKAGILGGSRLMLPPDIEALAKLPSKEVLVARLMGQLNAPVSGLVNVLQGTIRKFVYALDAIKDSKAA; this is encoded by the coding sequence GTGCCTATAACCAAAGAGCAAAAACAAAAGACCGTAGACGAATTGAAAGAAAAATTGAGCCAGGCCAATGTCGCCATATTAGTGGACTACAAAGGCCTTACCGTTGAAGAAGACGCTGGCTTGAGGAAACTATGCCGCGATGCAGGGGTTGAATATAGGGTTGTAAAAAACACCTTGCTTGAATTGGCAGCTAAAGGCACCGGTTATGAAGCCATGGTTCCATACTTAAAAGGCCCCACGGCTATAGCTTTCGGCTATGCAGACCCCGTAGCGCCAGCTAAGGTGCTGACAAACTTTATAAGTACCAGTAAAAAGATTAGCCTAAAAGCTGGAATTTTGGGCGGCTCGAGATTGATGCTACCGCCCGATATAGAAGCTCTGGCCAAGCTGCCGTCCAAGGAGGTGCTGGTGGCAAGGCTGATGGGCCAACTCAATGCTCCTGTAAGCGGATTAGTAAACGTATTGCAGGGTACTATACGGAAATTTGTATATGCATTAGACGCTATAAAAGATTCTAAAGCAGCTTAA
- the rplA gene encoding 50S ribosomal protein L1, with product MKRGKRYKEALSLYDKTASYDLEEALDILLKLPKAKFDETVELSVKLGVDPRHADQQVRGTVVLPHGTGKNVRVLVFAKGDKAEEAQRAGADYVGAEELVAKIQNEGWLDFDVAIATPDMMGLVGRLGRILGPRGLMPNPKTGTVTMDIERAVNDSKAGKIEYRVDKSGIIHVPIGKVSFGKEKLADNFRVVMEAILRAKPSSAKGTYVRSVVLATTMGPGVKVNAARLAA from the coding sequence ATGAAACGAGGCAAAAGATATAAAGAGGCATTAAGCCTGTATGATAAGACTGCGTCCTATGATTTGGAAGAGGCTTTGGACATATTGCTAAAGTTGCCCAAAGCAAAATTTGATGAAACAGTAGAATTGTCTGTCAAACTCGGCGTTGATCCGAGGCACGCTGACCAGCAGGTGAGAGGAACAGTGGTCTTGCCTCATGGTACAGGCAAAAATGTACGGGTTTTAGTATTCGCCAAAGGCGATAAGGCTGAAGAGGCACAACGTGCTGGAGCTGATTATGTAGGCGCTGAGGAACTTGTCGCTAAGATACAGAATGAAGGTTGGTTGGATTTCGATGTGGCTATAGCCACGCCGGATATGATGGGCTTGGTAGGTCGCTTGGGTAGAATATTAGGTCCTAGAGGTTTAATGCCCAATCCCAAAACAGGCACTGTCACTATGGATATAGAGCGAGCCGTGAATGATTCCAAAGCCGGTAAGATAGAGTACAGGGTGGATAAATCCGGCATAATACATGTGCCGATAGGAAAGGTCTCTTTTGGCAAAGAGAAGTTAGCCGATAATTTTAGAGTGGTTATGGAAGCCATTTTAAGAGCAAAGCCTTCGTCAGCTAAAGGCACATATGTGCGCAGTGTAGTACTGGCTACTACCATGGGTCCGGGCGTAAAAGTCAATGCTGCCAGATTAGCTGCATAA
- the rplK gene encoding 50S ribosomal protein L11: protein MAKKVAAIVKLQIPAGKATPAPPVGPALGQHGVNIMGFCKEFNERTANQAGLIIPVVITVYADRSFSFITKTPPAAVLLKREAGIEKGSSRPNKEKVAKVSKETIRKIAELKMPDLNAGSLEAAMSMVAGTARSMGIVVED, encoded by the coding sequence ATGGCTAAAAAAGTAGCCGCTATTGTAAAATTGCAAATACCGGCTGGTAAAGCTACGCCTGCTCCGCCTGTAGGACCGGCTTTGGGGCAACATGGCGTTAATATAATGGGATTTTGTAAAGAATTCAATGAACGCACGGCCAATCAGGCAGGGCTTATTATACCGGTGGTAATCACCGTATATGCTGACCGTTCATTTAGTTTTATAACCAAAACACCGCCAGCCGCCGTCTTATTGAAGAGAGAGGCCGGCATAGAAAAAGGTTCCAGTCGTCCAAACAAAGAAAAGGTCGCCAAGGTGAGCAAGGAGACTATACGCAAGATAGCGGAATTAAAGATGCCTGATTTAAATGCGGGAAGCTTAGAGGCTGCCATGAGCATGGTAGCCGGTACTGCTCGCAGCATGGGTATAGTAGTAGAAGACTAA
- the nusG gene encoding transcription termination/antitermination protein NusG gives MAKPDTAMPELEKQDAQWYVVHTYSGYENKVKANLEKIIENRGLQDLILDVRVPMREEIEVKDGVKRSVMRKVYPGYVVVRMVMTDETWYIVRNTRGVTGFVGPGSKPIPLSDEEIEKMGIDIVSVHIDFGVGDSVKVISGPLESFIGKIEDIDYDKQKARVAVSMFGRNTPVELDFVQLEKI, from the coding sequence ATGGCTAAGCCAGATACCGCTATGCCGGAGCTAGAAAAACAGGATGCGCAATGGTATGTAGTGCATACCTATTCGGGTTATGAGAACAAAGTAAAAGCCAACCTGGAAAAAATTATAGAGAACAGAGGGCTGCAAGACCTTATATTGGATGTTAGGGTACCTATGAGAGAAGAGATAGAGGTAAAAGATGGGGTCAAACGTTCTGTTATGCGCAAAGTATATCCAGGTTATGTTGTGGTCAGAATGGTGATGACCGATGAAACATGGTATATTGTCAGGAATACCAGAGGTGTCACCGGCTTTGTAGGACCGGGTTCTAAGCCTATACCGCTCAGCGACGAAGAAATCGAAAAGATGGGGATAGATATAGTATCGGTGCATATCGATTTTGGCGTAGGCGACAGCGTAAAGGTGATATCAGGTCCATTAGAGAGTTTTATAGGTAAAATAGAAGATATAGATTATGACAAACAGAAGGCGCGCGTTGCTGTTTCTATGTTTGGTAGAAATACGCCTGTAGAGCTTGATTTTGTACAACTAGAAAAGATATAA
- the secE gene encoding preprotein translocase subunit SecE: MEMVKEKSTNVKVDKKPKSRRFDLIGYFKDVYAEMKKVVWPTWHQLLTYTGVVLVVVLGFAIVFGIIDLGLERIFRLIIS; this comes from the coding sequence ATGGAAATGGTAAAAGAAAAAAGTACTAATGTTAAGGTTGATAAAAAACCGAAAAGCAGGCGTTTTGACCTGATAGGTTATTTTAAAGATGTGTATGCCGAAATGAAAAAGGTGGTATGGCCCACGTGGCATCAATTGCTCACATATACTGGCGTAGTGCTGGTAGTGGTACTGGGTTTTGCAATAGTATTCGGCATTATAGATCTTGGCCTGGAAAGAATATTCAGGCTTATTATATCATAA
- the rpmG gene encoding 50S ribosomal protein L33, producing MRVKIALACTQCQQRNYHTMKNKKNDPDRLELRKYCRFCRQYTVHKETR from the coding sequence ATGCGCGTAAAGATAGCTCTTGCTTGCACGCAGTGTCAGCAAAGGAATTATCATACAATGAAAAACAAAAAGAACGATCCAGATAGGCTGGAGTTAAGAAAATATTGTAGATTTTGCCGCCAGTATACCGTTCATAAAGAAACGAGATAG
- the tuf gene encoding elongation factor Tu translates to MAKQRFERSKPHINIGTIGHVDHGKTTLTAAITMTLAHFGRAQATKYDEIDKAPEEKARGITINTAHVEYETEKRHYAHVDCPGHADYVKNMITGAAQMDGAILVVSAADGPMPQTREHILLARQVGVPYIVVFLNKTDMVDDPELIELVEMEVRDLLNEYEFPGDEVPIIKGSALKALEAGGDPNNEWVKPILELMDAVDEYIPTPERDVDKPFLMPVEDVFTITGRGTVATGRVDRGRLRVGEEVEIVGLTDRPRKTVATGIEMFRKTMDEAIAGDNVGVLLRGIQREEVERGQVLAKPGSIHPHTHFKGQVYVLTKEEGGRHTPFFNGYRPQFYFRTTDVTGTIQLPEGVEMVMPGDNIVMEVQLITPIAIEEGLRFAIREGGRTVGAGVVTEVIE, encoded by the coding sequence ATGGCAAAGCAAAGATTTGAGAGAAGCAAGCCGCATATAAATATAGGTACAATAGGGCACGTCGATCACGGCAAGACGACGTTGACAGCAGCTATAACGATGACGCTGGCACATTTTGGCCGGGCGCAGGCTACCAAATACGATGAGATAGACAAAGCGCCCGAAGAAAAAGCCAGGGGCATCACAATAAACACGGCGCACGTGGAATACGAGACCGAGAAGAGGCACTATGCGCACGTTGACTGTCCAGGGCACGCCGACTATGTTAAGAACATGATAACCGGCGCAGCGCAGATGGACGGAGCGATACTGGTGGTATCGGCAGCCGACGGTCCCATGCCGCAGACCAGGGAGCATATACTGCTGGCGCGCCAGGTAGGAGTGCCATATATAGTGGTATTTTTGAATAAGACCGATATGGTAGACGATCCCGAACTGATAGAGCTAGTAGAGATGGAAGTAAGGGATCTGTTAAATGAATACGAATTCCCGGGAGATGAAGTACCGATAATAAAAGGGTCGGCACTAAAGGCATTAGAAGCGGGAGGAGACCCGAATAACGAATGGGTAAAACCGATACTTGAACTTATGGATGCGGTAGATGAATATATACCGACACCCGAGAGGGATGTAGACAAGCCGTTCCTGATGCCGGTAGAAGACGTATTCACGATAACCGGGCGTGGCACAGTGGCTACAGGCAGAGTAGATCGAGGCAGATTAAGAGTAGGCGAAGAAGTAGAGATAGTAGGGTTAACAGACCGTCCGAGGAAGACAGTAGCGACGGGTATAGAGATGTTCCGCAAGACGATGGACGAAGCGATAGCAGGGGACAACGTAGGCGTACTGTTAAGGGGCATACAGAGAGAAGAAGTAGAGAGAGGGCAGGTATTGGCCAAGCCGGGCAGCATACATCCGCATACGCATTTCAAGGGGCAGGTATACGTGCTGACCAAGGAAGAAGGGGGTAGGCATACGCCGTTTTTCAACGGATACAGGCCACAGTTCTACTTCAGGACGACCGATGTGACAGGTACGATACAATTACCCGAAGGGGTAGAGATGGTAATGCCTGGCGACAACATAGTAATGGAAGTACAGCTGATAACGCCGATAGCGATAGAAGAAGGATTGCGATTTGCAATACGAGAAGGCGGCCGAACGGTAGGAGCCGGAGTTGTCACCGAGGTTATAGAATAA
- the sigH gene encoding RNA polymerase sporulation sigma factor SigH yields the protein MDSEAIDMHMQDEEVLERELVSRAKKGDDVALECLIERYKSIIHNRAKTYFLKGSDREDIIQEGLIGLYKAIKNYREDKAVSFRSFADMCITRQIITAVKAATRQKHIPLNSYVSLNKTIYEDEAERQLMDVIALEPQGDPEEMVISEESAMRLRSKIEQTLSSLELNVFRSYLQGRTYEEIAVYLDKGVKSVDNAMQRIKKKLEKCVDTDITRVH from the coding sequence ATGGATTCTGAGGCCATCGATATGCATATGCAGGATGAAGAAGTGTTGGAGCGGGAGTTGGTGTCCAGAGCCAAAAAAGGGGATGACGTGGCTTTAGAATGTCTGATAGAGCGGTATAAAAGCATTATTCACAACAGAGCAAAGACTTATTTTTTAAAGGGTTCAGATAGGGAGGATATAATACAAGAAGGGCTTATAGGCTTGTACAAAGCTATAAAAAATTATAGAGAAGATAAGGCCGTATCATTTAGGTCATTTGCAGATATGTGCATAACCAGGCAAATAATAACGGCTGTCAAGGCGGCTACTAGGCAGAAACACATACCGTTGAACTCATACGTATCGTTGAATAAAACTATATATGAAGATGAGGCCGAAAGACAGCTTATGGATGTCATTGCGTTAGAGCCGCAGGGCGATCCGGAAGAAATGGTTATAAGCGAAGAAAGTGCGATGCGTTTGCGTTCTAAAATAGAGCAGACACTGAGCTCATTGGAGCTAAATGTGTTTCGCTCATATCTCCAGGGTAGAACATATGAGGAGATTGCTGTTTATTTGGATAAGGGCGTAAAATCAGTCGATAATGCTATGCAAAGGATAAAGAAAAAATTAGAAAAGTGTGTGGATACTGATATCACTAGGGTGCATTGA
- the rlmB gene encoding 23S rRNA (guanosine(2251)-2'-O)-methyltransferase RlmB, with the protein MNDLKDSDIIEGRNPVIEALKSGRLIKIIYIAAGSRGKTVDCIKSLAQSRGISVQEIERVQLDKRSATGAHQGVVAYVAPYTYAQIEDILEAAAQKHQDPFVLLLDGITDPHNMGAIIRTAECMGAHGIIIPKDRSIGITAAVVKASAGAVEYIHIAAVTNMAQTVERLKKDGLWIMGADMRGRPCRSMDLKGPIGLIIGGEGSGIRRLVKEKCDVLLSIPMSGHIASLNASVAAGMLMYEISMQRLDI; encoded by the coding sequence ATGAACGATCTGAAAGACAGCGATATAATAGAAGGCCGCAATCCGGTTATAGAGGCCTTAAAATCGGGCCGTTTGATAAAAATCATATATATAGCAGCCGGTAGCCGAGGCAAAACGGTGGACTGTATAAAGTCCCTGGCCCAAAGCCGGGGTATATCTGTTCAAGAAATTGAAAGGGTTCAATTGGACAAGCGTTCGGCTACAGGTGCTCATCAGGGCGTAGTAGCTTATGTGGCGCCATATACTTATGCTCAGATAGAGGATATATTGGAAGCGGCTGCACAAAAGCATCAGGACCCCTTTGTGCTCTTGCTGGACGGCATAACTGATCCGCACAATATGGGGGCTATAATACGCACTGCCGAATGTATGGGTGCTCACGGAATAATAATACCGAAGGATCGCTCAATAGGCATAACTGCCGCTGTGGTCAAAGCATCGGCAGGAGCAGTGGAATATATTCATATAGCTGCCGTAACCAATATGGCCCAGACTGTAGAGAGGCTTAAAAAAGACGGACTGTGGATAATGGGTGCTGACATGCGAGGCCGGCCGTGCCGCTCCATGGATTTAAAAGGCCCTATAGGTTTGATTATTGGCGGCGAGGGTAGCGGCATTAGGCGATTGGTAAAAGAGAAGTGCGATGTATTGCTCAGCATACCGATGAGCGGGCATATCGCGTCGCTCAATGCCTCAGTAGCCGCCGGCATGCTTATGTACGAGATAAGCATGCAAAGGCTTGACATATGA
- the thyX gene encoding FAD-dependent thymidylate synthase encodes MKVELINYTPQPERTVAVAARMCYSDADIDELSENMSDEKVRSFLQKLVDLGHESPIEHASFTFAIEGISRACSHQLVRHRLASYSQKSQRYVKEDQFQYVIPPSYIDKGIEDRFEERMKIIQQWYNEDIEAGIPKEDARYNLPNACQTQLMVTMNARELWHFFRLRCCLRAQWEIRTVAESMLREVKKVAPLLFEKAGPACVYGPCSEGKMNCGKSKEVRARYREMHA; translated from the coding sequence ATGAAAGTAGAATTGATAAACTATACGCCGCAACCCGAAAGGACCGTGGCTGTTGCGGCTAGAATGTGTTATTCCGATGCCGATATAGATGAATTGTCGGAAAATATGAGCGATGAAAAAGTAAGGAGCTTTCTTCAGAAACTGGTCGATCTCGGTCATGAATCTCCTATAGAACATGCCAGCTTTACATTTGCCATAGAAGGCATAAGCAGGGCGTGCAGCCATCAGTTGGTGAGGCATCGCTTGGCCTCATATTCACAAAAAAGCCAACGCTATGTAAAAGAAGACCAATTTCAATACGTTATCCCGCCGAGCTATATAGATAAAGGCATTGAAGATAGATTCGAAGAGCGCATGAAGATTATACAACAGTGGTATAATGAGGATATAGAAGCAGGCATCCCCAAAGAAGACGCGCGCTATAACTTACCTAATGCATGCCAAACGCAATTAATGGTTACAATGAATGCGCGTGAATTATGGCATTTTTTCAGGCTGAGATGTTGCCTGCGCGCGCAGTGGGAGATACGCACAGTGGCCGAATCCATGCTACGCGAAGTAAAAAAGGTAGCGCCGCTGCTATTTGAAAAAGCCGGGCCTGCCTGCGTGTACGGACCATGTTCCGAAGGCAAGATGAATTGCGGTAAGAGCAAGGAAGTGCGCGCCCGCTATAGGGAAATGCATGCATGA